In Methylotenera versatilis 79, the DNA window ATGTGGATCCCACGTTGCTAATACTTGACCAGCCTTAACGGTTTTACCATCAGTTACTGTCAATGTTGCACCGTAAGGCACTTTATGACGTTCACGCTCACGGCCATTTTCATCCGCGATAAGCACTTCACCATTACGTGAAATCACAATTTGCTCATTACGGTTATTGGTCACATAACGCATAGTAGAAGTAAAGCTTAATACGCCGTTAGATTTACTCTCAACAGACGATACAGAAGCTGCTCGCGATACCGCGCCACCGATGTGGAACGTACGCATCGTTAACTGTGTACCAGGCTCACCGATAGATTGCGCTGCAATCACGCCAACTGCCTCACCCATGCTGATTAACTTACCACGACCTAAATCGCGACCGTAACATTTTGCACAAATACCATAGCGTGTATCGCAGGTTAATGCTGTACGTACTTTTACTTCATCGATACCTAATGCATCGATTTTCTCAACCTCATCTTCGCCCAGTACGGTACCAGCGGTGTAAACTACAGCTTGCGTTTCAGGATTCAAAATATCAAACACGGTTGTACGACCTAAAATACGATCATGCAATGGTTCAACCACTTCACCGCCTTTAACTAAAGCTTTTGTTACCAAACCTTCAGTTGTGCCGCAATCATGCTCAGTTACTACCAAATCTTGCGTTACATCCACTAAACGGCGTGTTAAGTAACCAGAGTTAGCCGTTTTCAATGCCGTATCAGCCAAACCTTTACGTGCACCATGCGTAGAAATAAAGTACTGCAACACGTTAAGTCCATCACGGAAGTTCGCTTTAATCGGTGTTTCAATGATAGAACCATCTGGTTTTGCCATCAAACCACGCATACCAGCCAATTGACGTACCTGAGCTGCAGAACCACGCGCACCAGAGTCAGCCATCATATAAATCGCGTTAAACGATTCTTGTTTAAGCGCTTTGCCGTCTTTATCTTTTGCTTGCTTGCCATTCGCATCTAAAACAGGTTCTTCACGCAATTGCTTCATCATGGCATCAGCCACTTTGTCACCTGCGCGACCCCAGATATCCACTACTTTGTTATAGCGTTCACCTTGAGTCACCAAACCTGAAACATATTGATCTTCAATTTCTTTCACTTCATTTTCAGCAGCTGCAATTAATTGTGCTTTTTCTGGTGGAACCAGCATGTCATTAATTGAAATCGAAATACCCGCTTTAGTCGCGTATGTATAACCTGTGTACATCAATTTATCAGCGAAAATTACCGTATCGCGAATACCTACTTTACGGAAAGAAGCATTGATTAATTTTGAAATTTCTTTCTTTTTCAACGCCTTATCAATGAAACTGAACGGTAAGCCAGCTGGCAGAATTTCTGACAACAAAGCACGACCAACAGTCGTTTCGTAACGTGTGGTTTTCTCGGTTTTAACACCATCTAAATCAACATCAAACTCTTTAATACGCACGGTAATCTTAGCGTGCAGATCGATTAAGTTTTGATCGAATACGCGTTGCACTTCTTTAATATCCGCAAAACGCATACCTTCACCACGCGCAGAAACTTTGTCACGCGTCATGTAGTAAAGACCCAACACGATATCTTGCGAAGGCACAATAATCGGCTCACCGTTTGCAGGTGACAACACGTTATTTGAAGCCAACATTAAAGTACGTGCTTCCATTTGCGCTTCTAAGCTCAATGGAACGTGCACAGCCATTTGGTCACCATCGAAGTCGGCGTTGAATGCCGCACAAACTAATGGATGCAATTGAATAGCCTTACCTTCAATTAAGATAGGTTCAAACGCTTGAATACCTAAACGGTGCAATGTAGGCGCACGGTTTAATAGAACCGGATGCTCACGAATCACGTCTTCCAAGATATCCCAAACTTCTGGTCCTTCTTCTTCAACTTTTTTCTTCGCCGCTTTAATCGTAGTTGCTAAACCTAACACTTCCAACTTGTGGAAAATGAATGGTTTGAACAATTCCAGCGCCATTTTTTTTGGTAAACCGCACTGATGCAGCTTCAATGTCGGGCCAACCACAATCACTGAACGACCAGAGTAATCGACACGTTTACCAAGTAAGTTCTGACGGAAACGACCGCCTTTACCTTTGATCATGTCTGCTAATGATTTCAATGGGCGTTTGTTAGCACCAGTCATCACTTTACCGCGACGACCATTGTCTAACAGTGAATCTACCGCTTCTTGCAACATACGCTTTTCGTTACGTACGATAATTTCTGGCGCTTTCAACTCTAACAAACGTTTTAGACGATTGTTACGGTTAATCACGCGACGATATAAATCGTTCAAATCAGAAGTCGCAAAACGACCGCCATCTAATGGTACTAATGGACGTAATTCTGGTGGCAATACTGGCAAGATTTCAAGAATCATCCACTCTGGTTTAATACCAGACTTTTGGAATGCTTCTAATACTTTTAAGCGTTTAGCGATTTTCTTGATTTTCGCTTCTGAACCCGTTGCACCTAAATCGACACGCAATGTTTCGATTTCGTTATGAATGTTCATCGTGCGCAATAATTCACGCACCGCTTCAGCACCCATTACCGCATTAAACTCATCGCCATATTCTTCTACTTTGGCAACATAGTCATCTTCTGTTAGCAATTGACCACGCGTTAACGGTGTCATGCCAGGATCAACGACGATAAATGCTTCAAAGTACAACACACGCTCAATATCACGCAAAGCGATATCCAATACCATACCCAAACGGCTTGGTAATGATTTTAAGAACCAGATATGCGCAACTGGTGAAGCCAATTCAATATGGCCCATACGTTCGCGACGTACTTTACTTAACGTTACTTCAACACCACATTTTTCGCAGATTACGCCGCGATGTTTTAAGCGTTTATATTTACCGCATAAGCACTCATAATCTTTAATAGGGCCAAATATTTTTGAGCAGAATAAGCCGTCACGTTCTGGTTTAAACGTACGATAGTTAATGGTTTCTGGTTTTTTTACTTCGCCATAGGACCATGAACGGATTTTTTCAGGTGAAGCCAACGCGATTTTAATCGCGTCGAACTCTTCTTCTTTGGTTACCTGTTTAAATAAGTCTAATAGAGCTTTCATGTGAATTCTCTCCTAATTAGTTACGGTCAAGGTCAATGTCGATAGCAAGTGAACGGATTTCTTTCACTAACACGTTAAATGATTCCGGCATACCGGCATCAATTTTGTGTTCGCCTTTAACAATATTTTCGTACACTTTGGTACGGCCATTCACGTCATCTGATTTCACTGTCAACATTTCTTGCAATGTGTAAGATGCGCCATAAGCCTCAAGCGCCCAAACCTCCATCTCACCAAAACGCTGACCACCAAATTGCGCTTTACCGCCCAATGGTTGTTGTGTCACCAATGAATATGGACCTGTAGAACGCGCATGCATTTTGTCATCCACCAAATGGTGCAGTTTCAACACGTGCATGTAACCAACAGTCACAGGACGCTCAAACGCATCACCAGTACGACCATCAAACAATTTCACCTGTGTTTTACCAGCAGAGAACTGCAATTGTTTTGTGCGTGCATCATCATCAGGGAAAGCTAAATCCAACATCGCTTTAATATCAGACTCTGCAGCACCATCGAATACTGGCGTTGCAAATGGAACTCCTGATTTCAAGTTACGGGCAAGCTCTAAAATCTCAACATCTGTGTAAGATTTGATATCTTCTTTTTTACCCGTGCTGTCGTTGTAGATTTGTTCTAAGAATTTGCGAATTTCAGCCACTTTAACTTCTGACTCCAGCATTTCTTGAATACGTAAACCTAAACCTTTAGCAGCCCAACCCAAATGCACTTCTAAAATCTGACCAATGTTCATCCGTGATGGAACGCCAAGTGGGTTCAACACAATGTCACACGGCGTACCATCTGCCATGTGCGGCATATCTTCTACCGGTACGATTTTTGAAATAACACCCTTGTTACCGTGACGACCAGCCATTTTATCGCCTGGTTGAATACGACGCTTAACAGCCAAATACACTTTGACCATTTTTTGTACACCTGGTGGCAATTCGTCACCTTGTGTTAACTTGCGTTTTTTCTCATTAAAGCGATTATCAAACTCAATACGTGCTTGGCTCAAGCTGTCTTTCAACTGCTCTAATTGACGCGCTGCTTCTTCATCGCTCAAACGAATATCGAACCAATCGTAACGACCAACAGACTCTAAATACTCAGCGCTTAATGCATCACCTTTTTTCAGCTTGTTAGGACCGCCAGTAGCTGCTTTACCTTCAAGCAAACGACGAATACGACCGAACGCATCATCTTCTACAATACGCATTTGGTCCGCCAAATCAGTTTTGTAATGATTCAATTGGTCATCAATAATCTGTTGCGCACGTGAATCGCGATCAATACCTTCGCGTGTAAATACTTGCACATCAATCACCGTACCGCTCATACCTGATGGCACACGCAATGAAGTATCTTTTACATCAGACGCTTTTTCACCGAAAATCGCACGTAATAGTTTTTCTTCTGGTGTCAGTTGCGTTTCACCTTTTGGCGTCACTTTACCAACCAATACATCACCTGCTTCTACTTCAGCACCAATGTAGATAATGCCAGACTCATCCAAACGACCCAACATACGCTCGCTTAGATTAGAAATATCCTGCGTAATCTCTTCCGCACCTAATTTAGTATCACGTGCAACCACTGATAACTCTTCAATATGAATCGAAGTGTAACGATCATCAGCCACTACGCGCTCTGAAATCAAGATCGAGTCTTCGTAGTTATAGCCATTCCATGGCATAAAACCAACCAGCATGTTTTGACCTAAAGCCAACTCACCCATATCGGTCGATGCGCCATCGGCAATAATATCGCCACGTGCTAATTTGTCGCCGATTCTAACGAGCGGACGTTGGTTAATATTGGTATTTTGATTAGAACGCGTATATTTAGTTAAGTTGTAAATATCTACACCCACTTCACCCGCTTTTGCTTCATCATCGTTTACACGAATCACGATACGGCCAGAATCAACGTAATCGACAATACCGCCGCGACGTGCTTGCACTGTTGTGCCAGAGTCAATCGCTACTGTACGTTCAATACCAGTACCAACTACGGCTTTTTCAGCGCGTAAACATGGTACAGCTTGACGTTGCATGTTGGCACCCATCAATGCACGGTTCGCATCATCGTGTTCCAAGAACGGAATTAATGAAGCTGCAACCGATACAATTTGACCAGGCGCAACGTCCATATATTGCACGCGATCAGGTTGTGTCATCGTAAATTCGTTGTGATAACGTGATGAAATCAAATCATCGGTAAATACATTCTTGTTATCCATTTCAGTGTTTGCTTGCGCAATCATGAATTGGCTTTCTTCAATCGCCGATAAATAATCAATCGTGTCAGACACTTTATTACCTTCAACACGGCGATAAGGCGTTTCCAAGAAACCATATTGGTTAGTACGCGCATACAAAGCCAGCGAGTTAATCAAACCAATGTTTGGACCTTCCGGTGTTTCAATCGGACATACACGACCGTAATGCGTTGAGTGAACGTCGCGCACCTCAAAACCTGCACGCTCACGCGTCAAGCCGCCTGGGCCTAATGCAGAAATACGGCGTTTATGCGTAATTTCTGACAATGGATTAGTTTGGTCCATAAATTGTGAGAGTTGGCTTGAGCCAAAAAATTCACGAATCGCGCTTGAAACTGGTTTTGCATTGATTAGATCATGCGGCATTAAATTATCAGATTCAGCTTGGCTTAAACGCTCTTTTACAGCGCGCTCAACTCGTACCAAACCAGCACGGAATTGGTTTTCTGCTAACTCACCCACTGAACGAATACGACGATTACCTAAGTGATCAATATCATCAATCTCACCACGGCCATTGCGTAACTCTAGCAACACGCCAACAACCGCTAAAATATCATCGTTAGATAAGATATTTGCACCTTGGTCGATTTGCGGGCCAACGCGCTCATAAAAAGCACGCATCCAGTTTGCACTGCGTTCTTCTTGTTTGCTTGGATAAGCGCGGCGGTTAAATTTCATGCGGCCAACTACTGATAAATCGTAGCGATCTTCATTAAAGAACAAGCCTTTAAATAACGCTTCAACTGCATCTTCTGTTGGCGGCTCGCCTGGACGCATCATGCGATAAATCGCTACTTTTGCACTGTATTGATCCGGGATTTCATCAATGCGCAAAGTTTGCGAAATAAAGTCGCCATGATCTAAATCATTGGTATATAACGTTTTAATTTCAGTGACTTTTGCTTCAATCAATTTTTCGATCAAATCTTCAGTCACTTCATCATTGGCATGAGCAACCAACTCGCCAGTTTCTGTATCAATGATGTTATTGGCAATCGCACGACCCAAAATAAAGTCAGTCGGCACTGTGATTTTAGTCACGCCAGCTTTTTCAATATCACGAATATGCTTAACGGTAATGCGCTTGTCTTTAGCGACTAAAACTTCACCCGATTTATCAGCAATGTCAAACTTAGCCACTTCGCCACGTAAACGATCTGCAACTAAAGTAAACTCCACGCCTTTTGGGCCAATATGGAAAGTATCTGTATCGTTAAACGTTTGTAAAATTTGCTCTGGTGTGTAACCCAATGCTTTAAGCAAAATAGTCACAGGCATTTTGCGACGACGATCAACGCGGAAATACAAGTAATCTTTAGGATCAAACTCAAAGTCTAACCATGAACCACGGTAAGGAATGATACGTGCTGAAAACAGCAATTTACCAGATGAATGTGTTTTACCACGGTCATGCTCAAAGAACACGCCTGGGCTGCGGTGCAACTGCGAAACAATCACGCGCTCTGTACCGTTAATCACGAATGAGCCGTTTTCAGTCATCAAAGGCAATTCGCCCATGTAAACTTCTTGCTCTTTCACTTCTTTAACAGTTGGCTTTGAAGCCTCTTTGTCCATAATGGTTAAACGCACTTTAACGCGCAAAGGCGCTGCGTAAGTTAAACCGCGTTGTTGACATTCTTTGACATCAAACGGCTCAGCGCCTAATTGATAGCTCACGTAATCTAAACGCGCATTGCCAGAATGGCTGACAATAGGGAATACAGAGCTAAAAGTAGACTCTAATCCGTTATTGGCGCGTTTGTCTGCTGGAATTTCAGCTTGTAAAAATGCTTTATATGACTCTAACTGCATCGCGAGCAAGTAAGGAATCTCTTGCACACTTTCACGTTTGGCAAAGCTTTTGCGAATGCGTTTTTTTTCGGTAAAGGAATAGCTCATAGCGTCTCCTGATATTTTGAGGGTAGAAGACAAAACACTTTCATCCATTTCAATGTTTTGATTTCTAACATCATTATTTTCAATGATTAGATTTTAGTTAACGATTAAATTGAGGCAAAAAATCGTTACATTTTGTTACTCGGTTACTTTTTTGAGTTGTAATATTTTGTTACAAC includes these proteins:
- the rpoC gene encoding DNA-directed RNA polymerase subunit beta'; translated protein: MKALLDLFKQVTKEEEFDAIKIALASPEKIRSWSYGEVKKPETINYRTFKPERDGLFCSKIFGPIKDYECLCGKYKRLKHRGVICEKCGVEVTLSKVRRERMGHIELASPVAHIWFLKSLPSRLGMVLDIALRDIERVLYFEAFIVVDPGMTPLTRGQLLTEDDYVAKVEEYGDEFNAVMGAEAVRELLRTMNIHNEIETLRVDLGATGSEAKIKKIAKRLKVLEAFQKSGIKPEWMILEILPVLPPELRPLVPLDGGRFATSDLNDLYRRVINRNNRLKRLLELKAPEIIVRNEKRMLQEAVDSLLDNGRRGKVMTGANKRPLKSLADMIKGKGGRFRQNLLGKRVDYSGRSVIVVGPTLKLHQCGLPKKMALELFKPFIFHKLEVLGLATTIKAAKKKVEEEGPEVWDILEDVIREHPVLLNRAPTLHRLGIQAFEPILIEGKAIQLHPLVCAAFNADFDGDQMAVHVPLSLEAQMEARTLMLASNNVLSPANGEPIIVPSQDIVLGLYYMTRDKVSARGEGMRFADIKEVQRVFDQNLIDLHAKITVRIKEFDVDLDGVKTEKTTRYETTVGRALLSEILPAGLPFSFIDKALKKKEISKLINASFRKVGIRDTVIFADKLMYTGYTYATKAGISISINDMLVPPEKAQLIAAAENEVKEIEDQYVSGLVTQGERYNKVVDIWGRAGDKVADAMMKQLREEPVLDANGKQAKDKDGKALKQESFNAIYMMADSGARGSAAQVRQLAGMRGLMAKPDGSIIETPIKANFRDGLNVLQYFISTHGARKGLADTALKTANSGYLTRRLVDVTQDLVVTEHDCGTTEGLVTKALVKGGEVVEPLHDRILGRTTVFDILNPETQAVVYTAGTVLGEDEVEKIDALGIDEVKVRTALTCDTRYGICAKCYGRDLGRGKLISMGEAVGVIAAQSIGEPGTQLTMRTFHIGGAVSRAASVSSVESKSNGVLSFTSTMRYVTNNRNEQIVISRNGEVLIADENGRERERHKVPYGATLTVTDGKTVKAGQVLATWDPHTRPIITEYAGFIKFENVEEGITVAKQIDDVTGLSSLVVIDPKQRAGQTKGLRPQVKLLDANGVEVKIAGSDLPVNVTFQLSCIITVKDGQEVGVGEVIARIPQESSKTRDITGGLPRVAELFEARSPKDAGMLAEVTGTVSFGKDTKGKQRLVITDLDGIAHEFLILKDKHVTAHDGQVVTKGESIVDGPADPQDILRLQGREALARYVIDEVQDVYRLQGVKINDKHIEVIVRQMLRRVRVSDAGDTGFIMGEQVERADLLAENERIVAQDKRPATFDYVLLGITKASLSTDSFISAASFQETTRVLTEAAILGKRDELRGLKENVIVGRLIPAGTGLAYHEARKRAAIAALTPATPSAQIAAAEALFADATAVESTEATVVETPAE
- the rpoB gene encoding DNA-directed RNA polymerase subunit beta, encoding MSYSFTEKKRIRKSFAKRESVQEIPYLLAMQLESYKAFLQAEIPADKRANNGLESTFSSVFPIVSHSGNARLDYVSYQLGAEPFDVKECQQRGLTYAAPLRVKVRLTIMDKEASKPTVKEVKEQEVYMGELPLMTENGSFVINGTERVIVSQLHRSPGVFFEHDRGKTHSSGKLLFSARIIPYRGSWLDFEFDPKDYLYFRVDRRRKMPVTILLKALGYTPEQILQTFNDTDTFHIGPKGVEFTLVADRLRGEVAKFDIADKSGEVLVAKDKRITVKHIRDIEKAGVTKITVPTDFILGRAIANNIIDTETGELVAHANDEVTEDLIEKLIEAKVTEIKTLYTNDLDHGDFISQTLRIDEIPDQYSAKVAIYRMMRPGEPPTEDAVEALFKGLFFNEDRYDLSVVGRMKFNRRAYPSKQEERSANWMRAFYERVGPQIDQGANILSNDDILAVVGVLLELRNGRGEIDDIDHLGNRRIRSVGELAENQFRAGLVRVERAVKERLSQAESDNLMPHDLINAKPVSSAIREFFGSSQLSQFMDQTNPLSEITHKRRISALGPGGLTRERAGFEVRDVHSTHYGRVCPIETPEGPNIGLINSLALYARTNQYGFLETPYRRVEGNKVSDTIDYLSAIEESQFMIAQANTEMDNKNVFTDDLISSRYHNEFTMTQPDRVQYMDVAPGQIVSVAASLIPFLEHDDANRALMGANMQRQAVPCLRAEKAVVGTGIERTVAIDSGTTVQARRGGIVDYVDSGRIVIRVNDDEAKAGEVGVDIYNLTKYTRSNQNTNINQRPLVRIGDKLARGDIIADGASTDMGELALGQNMLVGFMPWNGYNYEDSILISERVVADDRYTSIHIEELSVVARDTKLGAEEITQDISNLSERMLGRLDESGIIYIGAEVEAGDVLVGKVTPKGETQLTPEEKLLRAIFGEKASDVKDTSLRVPSGMSGTVIDVQVFTREGIDRDSRAQQIIDDQLNHYKTDLADQMRIVEDDAFGRIRRLLEGKAATGGPNKLKKGDALSAEYLESVGRYDWFDIRLSDEEAARQLEQLKDSLSQARIEFDNRFNEKKRKLTQGDELPPGVQKMVKVYLAVKRRIQPGDKMAGRHGNKGVISKIVPVEDMPHMADGTPCDIVLNPLGVPSRMNIGQILEVHLGWAAKGLGLRIQEMLESEVKVAEIRKFLEQIYNDSTGKKEDIKSYTDVEILELARNLKSGVPFATPVFDGAAESDIKAMLDLAFPDDDARTKQLQFSAGKTQVKLFDGRTGDAFERPVTVGYMHVLKLHHLVDDKMHARSTGPYSLVTQQPLGGKAQFGGQRFGEMEVWALEAYGASYTLQEMLTVKSDDVNGRTKVYENIVKGEHKIDAGMPESFNVLVKEIRSLAIDIDLDRN